In Paraburkholderia phenazinium, the following are encoded in one genomic region:
- the flgL gene encoding flagellar hook-associated protein FlgL, producing MRISTSQYLSMNVQSMDNQQSELSQLYGEISSGTNLTTPADNPLGAAQAVQLSMQGATLSQYSTNQSSALTALGSEDSTLSSVTQALQSVNTQLLSAGDATLNDTNRSAIAATLQQLNTTLMTLANTKSPSGGYLFGGFQSASQPFTQNSAGTVVYNGDNGISSTEISSTTSIATGDSGAAVFMSVTPETASPVAYAAAGNTGTAIVGAVSTTNAVASASGDTYGITFSVTGTPAVTTYTVSDTNSAGTTTSAAQPFTAGSAITLGTSGQSVTVTGVPANGDAFTVQPATQVPASQGGTNIFSTIQNMITALQTPADTPTTAAALTNTLNVGLTQVQNALSNITTVQATVGGREQQLQAMQTVNQSESLQNTNSLADLTSIDLPSTISKYTQTQYSLQASQEAFVQVQQMSLFQYLNQ from the coding sequence ATGCGCATCTCTACTAGCCAGTATCTCAGCATGAATGTCCAGAGCATGGACAATCAGCAAAGCGAACTGTCCCAGTTGTACGGCGAAATCTCGAGCGGCACGAACCTGACCACGCCGGCGGACAATCCGCTGGGCGCGGCCCAGGCGGTGCAGTTGAGCATGCAGGGCGCGACCCTGTCGCAGTACTCGACCAACCAGAGCTCGGCGCTGACTGCACTGGGCTCGGAAGATTCGACGCTCTCGAGCGTGACCCAGGCGCTGCAAAGCGTGAACACGCAGTTGCTGAGCGCGGGCGACGCCACGCTCAACGATACGAACCGCAGCGCCATCGCGGCCACGCTGCAGCAGTTGAACACCACCTTGATGACGCTCGCCAACACCAAGTCGCCCTCGGGCGGCTACCTGTTCGGCGGGTTTCAGTCGGCCTCGCAACCGTTCACGCAGAATTCGGCCGGCACGGTGGTCTACAACGGCGACAACGGCATTTCGAGCACCGAGATCTCCAGCACGACCTCGATCGCGACCGGCGATAGCGGCGCGGCGGTGTTCATGAGCGTGACGCCGGAAACGGCCAGCCCGGTCGCCTACGCGGCGGCGGGCAATACCGGCACGGCGATCGTCGGCGCGGTCAGCACCACCAATGCGGTGGCCTCGGCGAGCGGCGACACGTATGGGATTACGTTTAGCGTGACGGGCACACCTGCCGTCACGACCTATACCGTGTCGGACACCAACAGCGCGGGGACGACGACGTCCGCGGCGCAGCCTTTCACGGCGGGTTCGGCGATCACGCTGGGCACGAGCGGCCAGAGCGTGACGGTGACCGGCGTGCCGGCCAATGGCGATGCCTTTACTGTGCAGCCGGCGACCCAGGTACCGGCTTCGCAAGGCGGCACTAACATCTTCTCGACGATCCAGAACATGATCACCGCATTGCAGACCCCGGCCGACACGCCGACGACTGCAGCGGCGCTGACCAATACGCTGAACGTGGGGCTGACGCAGGTCCAGAACGCGCTGTCCAACATCACGACGGTGCAGGCGACGGTCGGTGGACGCGAGCAGCAGCTTCAGGCGATGCAGACGGTGAACCAGAGCGAGTCGCTGCAGAACACGAACTCGCTGGCCGATCTGACCTCGATCGACTTGCCCTCGACCATCAGCAAGTACACGCAAACGCAGTACTCGCTGCAGGCGTCGCAGGAGGCGTTCGTGCAGGTCCAGCAGATGTCGCTGTTCCAGTATCTGAATCAGTAA
- the fliP gene encoding flagellar type III secretion system pore protein FliP (The bacterial flagellar biogenesis protein FliP forms a type III secretion system (T3SS)-type pore required for flagellar assembly.) codes for MQFSHPPARREHAPSSRVAVTRRRSLLARSAGTLRRLASLALPALPVVLTATLMALPSLSFAQTAGLPAFNTSPGPNGGTTYSLSVQTMLLLTMLSFLPAMVLMMTSFTRIIIVLSLLRQALGTTTTPPNQVLVGLALFLTLFIMSPVLDKAYNDGYKPFSDGSMPMEQAVTRGLAPFKTFMLRQTRETDLALFARISHAPPMQGPEDVPLPLLVPAFVTSELKTGFQIGFTIFIPFLIIDMVVASVLMSMGMMMVSPATISLPFKLMLFVLVDGWQLLIGSLAQSFT; via the coding sequence ATGCAGTTCAGTCATCCACCAGCGCGCCGCGAGCACGCGCCCTCGAGCCGTGTCGCCGTCACCCGCCGGCGCAGTCTCCTCGCCAGATCCGCCGGCACGCTGCGGCGCCTCGCAAGCCTGGCACTGCCGGCTTTACCGGTCGTGCTCACTGCGACGCTGATGGCGCTGCCGTCGTTGTCGTTTGCGCAGACAGCCGGCCTGCCCGCCTTCAACACGAGTCCCGGACCGAACGGCGGCACGACGTATTCGCTGAGCGTGCAGACGATGCTGCTGCTCACGATGCTGTCGTTCCTGCCGGCGATGGTGCTGATGATGACGAGCTTCACGCGCATCATCATCGTGCTGTCGCTGCTGCGCCAGGCGCTCGGCACCACCACCACGCCGCCGAACCAGGTGCTGGTGGGGCTGGCCTTGTTCCTCACGCTGTTCATCATGTCGCCGGTGCTGGACAAGGCCTACAACGACGGCTACAAGCCCTTCTCCGACGGCTCGATGCCGATGGAGCAGGCGGTCACGCGCGGCCTCGCGCCGTTCAAGACGTTCATGCTGCGGCAGACCCGCGAAACCGATCTCGCGCTGTTCGCCCGCATCTCGCATGCGCCGCCGATGCAGGGCCCCGAAGACGTGCCGCTGCCGCTGCTGGTGCCGGCCTTCGTGACGAGCGAACTGAAGACCGGCTTTCAGATCGGCTTTACCATCTTCATTCCGTTCCTGATCATCGACATGGTGGTGGCGAGCGTGCTGATGTCGATGGGGATGATGATGGTGTCGCCCGCGACGATCTCGCTGCCGTTCAAGCTGATGCTGTTCGTGCTCGTCGACGGCTGGCAGTTGCTGATCGGCTCGCTCGCGCAGAGCTTCACCTAG
- the fliM gene encoding flagellar motor switch protein FliM translates to MGHEEFMSQEEVDALLKGVTGESDSEAEQSDRSGVRPYNIATQERIVRGRMPGLEIINDRFARLLRVGIFNFMRRTAEISVGPVKVQKYSEFTRNLPIPTNLNLVHVKPLRGTSLFVFDPNLVFFVVDNLFGGDGRFHTRVEGRDFTATEQRIISKLLNLVFEHYSNSWKSVRPLQFEFVRSEMHTQFANVATPNEIVIVTQFSIEFGTTGGTLHICMPYSMIEPIRDILSSPIQGEAIDVDRRWVRVLSQQVQAAEVELTADLAQIPITFEQILNMRKGDVLPINIPEHITAKVDGVPVMECGYGIFNGQYSLRVQKMISAADTMKEGGYD, encoded by the coding sequence ATGGGCCACGAAGAGTTCATGTCCCAGGAGGAGGTCGATGCACTCCTCAAGGGCGTAACCGGCGAGTCCGACTCGGAAGCGGAGCAGTCAGATCGCTCCGGTGTCCGGCCGTACAACATCGCCACGCAGGAACGCATCGTCCGCGGCCGGATGCCCGGCCTCGAAATCATCAACGACCGCTTCGCCCGTCTGTTGCGCGTCGGCATCTTCAACTTCATGCGGCGCACCGCGGAAATTTCCGTCGGCCCGGTGAAGGTGCAGAAGTACAGCGAGTTCACCCGCAACCTGCCGATCCCGACCAACCTGAACCTGGTCCACGTGAAGCCGTTGCGCGGCACCTCCCTGTTCGTGTTCGATCCGAACCTGGTGTTCTTCGTGGTCGACAACCTGTTCGGCGGCGACGGGCGTTTCCATACCCGCGTCGAAGGCCGCGATTTCACGGCCACCGAACAGCGCATCATCAGCAAGCTGCTCAACCTCGTGTTCGAGCACTACTCGAACTCGTGGAAGAGCGTTCGCCCGCTGCAGTTCGAGTTCGTGCGCTCGGAAATGCACACGCAGTTCGCCAACGTCGCGACGCCGAACGAAATTGTCATCGTCACGCAGTTCTCAATCGAGTTCGGCACCACCGGCGGCACGCTGCATATCTGCATGCCCTACTCGATGATTGAACCGATCCGCGACATCCTGTCGTCGCCGATCCAGGGCGAAGCGATCGACGTCGATCGCCGTTGGGTCCGCGTGCTGTCGCAGCAGGTGCAGGCCGCGGAAGTCGAACTGACCGCCGATCTCGCGCAGATCCCGATCACGTTCGAACAGATTCTGAACATGCGCAAAGGCGATGTGCTGCCCATCAACATCCCCGAACACATCACCGCGAAGGTGGATGGCGTGCCGGTGATGGAATGCGGCTACGGTATTTTCAATGGTCAATATTCGTTGCGAGTTCAGAAAATGATCAGCGCAGCGGACACGATGAAGGAAGGTGGATATGACTGA
- a CDS encoding flagellar brake protein, whose product MDTTETNGQTDGSSETGNDFGRRNPLEIGVQLRNLVNRGDFLTAQYKGGQLVTRILDVDVRERTFTFDWGALAEQNRGLIAAPRCVFHAQPEGVRVEFVTGTPRETTFEGRPAFEADFPDVLFYVQRREFFRVDAPVLNPYLCTGQLPDGEGFRFEVHDLSLGGVGMRTTDVRVVDLPMGCVLDDCELSLGAPGKLAVDLQLVSFRAIDLPNGTQRYQLGMRFVALPGNAENTLQRLITQLEMKRRSLVRT is encoded by the coding sequence ATGGATACCACTGAGACGAACGGCCAGACGGACGGCTCTTCTGAAACCGGCAACGACTTCGGTCGCCGCAATCCGCTCGAGATCGGTGTCCAGTTGCGCAATCTCGTCAACCGCGGCGATTTCCTCACCGCGCAGTACAAGGGAGGCCAACTTGTCACCCGGATTCTCGACGTCGACGTGCGCGAGCGCACGTTCACTTTCGACTGGGGCGCGCTCGCCGAGCAGAATCGCGGCCTGATCGCTGCGCCCCGCTGTGTGTTTCACGCCCAGCCCGAAGGCGTGCGCGTCGAATTCGTCACCGGCACGCCGCGCGAGACCACCTTCGAGGGCCGGCCCGCGTTCGAAGCCGACTTCCCCGACGTGCTCTTCTACGTGCAGCGCCGCGAGTTTTTCCGCGTCGACGCGCCGGTACTCAACCCCTACCTGTGTACGGGGCAGTTGCCTGACGGCGAGGGATTCCGTTTCGAAGTGCACGACCTGTCGCTGGGCGGCGTGGGCATGCGCACCACCGACGTCCGCGTGGTCGATCTGCCGATGGGCTGCGTGCTCGACGATTGCGAACTGAGCCTCGGCGCGCCGGGCAAGCTCGCGGTGGATCTGCAACTCGTGTCGTTCCGCGCCATCGACCTGCCGAACGGCACCCAGCGTTACCAGCTCGGCATGCGTTTCGTGGCGCTGCCCGGCAATGCCGAGAACACCTTGCAACGGCTGATTACCCAGCTTGAAATGAAGCGTCGCTCGCTGGTGCGAACCTGA
- the fliO gene encoding flagellar biosynthetic protein FliO, giving the protein MKRLAGRMASVSGRVLLTALLALPSLSAAAADMNAVNHPAPIASTVGAGSAVPSLGVGAVLQTIFGLLVVIGLVFACAWLARRFGLQPGSRGGLVKTIGGASLGGKERVAVVEIGDTWLVLGAAPGNVRLLHTMPAGSATGVGLSGAALSPDSATGNGGSGSALPGTFGQRFREALKGEVGKRFNRPDGRDQ; this is encoded by the coding sequence ATGAAACGCCTTGCCGGGCGCATGGCGAGCGTGAGTGGGCGGGTCCTGCTGACCGCGCTGCTGGCCCTCCCTTCGCTAAGCGCCGCCGCAGCCGACATGAATGCGGTCAATCATCCCGCGCCGATCGCTTCCACTGTGGGCGCCGGTTCCGCGGTGCCTTCGCTGGGTGTCGGCGCGGTGCTGCAAACCATCTTCGGCCTGCTGGTCGTGATCGGCCTGGTGTTCGCCTGCGCCTGGCTCGCCCGCCGCTTCGGCCTGCAACCGGGCAGCCGCGGCGGTCTCGTGAAGACCATCGGCGGCGCGTCGCTCGGCGGCAAGGAGCGCGTCGCCGTCGTCGAGATCGGCGATACCTGGCTCGTACTCGGCGCGGCACCCGGCAATGTCCGTCTGCTGCACACCATGCCCGCCGGTTCGGCAACCGGTGTGGGACTGTCCGGAGCAGCGCTGTCGCCCGACAGTGCGACGGGCAACGGCGGCTCAGGCAGCGCGCTGCCGGGCACCTTCGGACAGCGCTTTCGCGAAGCGCTAAAAGGCGAAGTGGGCAAACGTTTCAACCGGCCAGACGGCAGGGATCAGTAA
- the fliN gene encoding flagellar motor switch protein FliN, translated as MTELNATPEKELPAEPQLPGADADEASLDDWASALAEQNDNSAVNATTAGVFQPLSKVEPNTTRNDIDMILDIPVQMTVELGRTKIAIRNLLQLAQGSVVELDGLAGEPMDVLVNGCLIAQGEVVVVNDKFGIRLTDIITPSERIRKLNR; from the coding sequence ATGACTGAGCTGAATGCAACGCCGGAGAAGGAACTGCCGGCAGAGCCGCAACTGCCCGGCGCGGACGCGGACGAGGCTTCGCTCGACGACTGGGCCAGCGCCCTCGCCGAGCAGAACGACAACAGCGCCGTCAACGCGACGACCGCCGGTGTGTTCCAGCCGCTCTCGAAGGTCGAACCGAACACGACGCGCAACGACATCGACATGATCCTGGACATTCCGGTCCAGATGACTGTCGAGCTCGGCCGCACCAAGATTGCCATCCGCAACCTGCTGCAACTCGCGCAAGGTTCGGTGGTGGAACTCGACGGCCTCGCCGGCGAGCCGATGGACGTGCTGGTCAACGGCTGTCTGATCGCGCAGGGTGAAGTCGTGGTGGTCAACGACAAGTTCGGTATCCGCCTCACCGACATCATCACGCCGTCCGAGCGGATCCGGAAGCTGAATCGATGA
- the fliR gene encoding flagellar biosynthetic protein FliR, with protein MFSVTYAQLNTWMAAFLWPLVRILALVGTGPVFGNASVSTPVKIGLSSFITIIVAPTLGPLPQVTVFSAMGVWIIVNQFLIGAALGLTMQIVFTAIQATGEFVGLGMGLGFATFFDQQASGSSAVLSSYMNVFGMLVFLVLDGHLQMLSALIATFQSLPISSDLLGAAGWRSLAMWGGTIFSMGLLLALPVVAALLIANLALGILNRAAPQIGVFQIGFPLTMLVGMLLLQLMVPNMIPFFSRLFDNGIEQMGRVAVGLH; from the coding sequence ATGTTTTCCGTCACCTATGCGCAACTGAACACGTGGATGGCCGCGTTTCTGTGGCCGCTCGTGCGGATTCTGGCGCTGGTGGGCACCGGGCCGGTGTTCGGCAATGCGTCGGTGTCGACGCCGGTGAAAATCGGTCTTTCCTCGTTCATCACGATCATCGTCGCGCCGACGCTTGGGCCCCTGCCGCAAGTCACGGTCTTTTCGGCGATGGGCGTGTGGATCATCGTGAACCAGTTCCTGATCGGCGCCGCGCTCGGCCTCACCATGCAGATCGTCTTCACCGCGATCCAGGCGACCGGTGAATTCGTCGGGCTGGGCATGGGTCTCGGCTTTGCGACCTTCTTCGATCAGCAGGCGAGCGGTTCGAGCGCGGTGCTGTCGAGCTACATGAACGTGTTCGGCATGCTGGTGTTCCTCGTGCTCGACGGCCACCTGCAGATGCTGAGCGCGCTGATCGCCACGTTTCAGTCGCTGCCGATCTCGAGCGACCTGCTCGGCGCGGCAGGCTGGCGCTCGCTCGCGATGTGGGGCGGAACGATCTTTTCGATGGGGTTGCTGCTCGCGTTGCCGGTAGTCGCCGCGCTGCTGATCGCCAACCTCGCGCTCGGCATTCTCAACCGCGCGGCGCCGCAGATCGGCGTGTTCCAGATCGGCTTTCCGCTGACGATGCTGGTCGGCATGCTGCTGTTGCAGTTGATGGTGCCGAATATGATTCCGTTTTTCTCGCGGCTGTTCGATAACGGGATCGAGCAGATGGGACGGGTTGCGGTGGGCTTGCATTAG
- the fliL gene encoding flagellar basal body-associated protein FliL encodes MASTTANQQATVQPAAPGPMKRIILIVLIALIAAGAAAAGTWFFMSRREPAPAPAQSAAAAAAPLAIPVFFPLEPMTVNLQSDDGQQHYLRIGLTLKLNDPKVQQQLTDHMPEIRSRVLLALSNKHPDDLAPLDGKRALAAELKTLIEQPTDKGAAPVNVEDVLFTEFVVQ; translated from the coding sequence ATGGCATCGACGACCGCAAACCAGCAAGCAACCGTTCAGCCGGCCGCTCCAGGCCCGATGAAGCGCATCATCCTGATCGTGCTGATCGCGCTGATCGCCGCAGGCGCAGCCGCCGCAGGCACATGGTTCTTCATGTCCCGCCGCGAACCCGCCCCCGCCCCGGCTCAGTCCGCCGCGGCCGCCGCCGCGCCGCTCGCGATCCCGGTGTTCTTCCCGCTCGAACCCATGACCGTCAACCTCCAATCCGACGACGGCCAGCAACACTATCTGCGCATCGGTCTCACGCTCAAGCTCAACGACCCCAAGGTCCAGCAACAGCTCACCGACCACATGCCGGAAATCCGCAGCCGCGTCCTGCTCGCGCTGTCGAACAAACACCCGGACGATCTCGCGCCCCTCGACGGCAAGCGCGCGCTCGCCGCCGAACTCAAGACGCTGATCGAACAGCCGACCGATAAAGGCGCCGCGCCCGTCAATGTCGAAGACGTGCTGTTCACCGAATTCGTCGTGCAGTGA
- the fliQ gene encoding flagellar biosynthesis protein FliQ: MTPESVMALAHQAMYVAVLLAAPLLLVALVVGLMVSLFQAATQINETTLSFIPKLLAIAITLVIAGPWMLSTMLDYLRQMLTNIPTLTN; this comes from the coding sequence ATGACACCCGAATCAGTCATGGCGCTGGCGCATCAGGCGATGTACGTCGCCGTGCTGCTTGCCGCACCGCTGTTGCTTGTGGCGCTCGTCGTCGGTCTGATGGTGAGTCTGTTTCAGGCCGCCACGCAGATCAACGAGACGACGCTGTCGTTCATCCCGAAGCTGCTGGCGATCGCCATCACGCTCGTGATTGCCGGCCCGTGGATGCTGTCGACAATGCTCGACTATCTGCGTCAGATGCTGACCAACATCCCCACGCTCACCAACTGA
- the flgK gene encoding flagellar hook-associated protein FlgK has product MSSNLINIGLSGLNAAQWGLNTTSENISNSATPGYDVESPVYAEASGQYTGSGYLPQGVNTTTVQRAYSQYLTTELNNAQSQSGSLSTNYTMLAQLNNLVGSPTSGISTAITSYFTGLQTVSSNASNLATRQTAVSDAQTLATELNTVGSQYAQLGQSVNTQLASTVAQINTYTTQIASLNQQINAASSQGQPPNQLLDQRDQAISSLSSLVGVQVVSNSTGDSVFLPSGQTLVSGTTSYNLGTAPSPANSAEMSVTYLGAAGTTPTAATTQYLSDSTMQSVGGSLGGLVTFRSQSLDPAEAQLGAIATSFAAQVNNQNELGLTLSGSTGGALFSVAPPAANANANNTGTAALSVSFVNATQPTTSNYTLSYNGSTYTLTDNQSGDVVGSASNLSAPIDGLNFSMTGTMNAGDSFNVSPTSGALTSFALTTTRGSAIAAASPVLATASSANSGTATITEGTVSAGYSLPATTTTLTYNSTSGGLTGFPVGSVVTINGTSTPITTATTVVPYSPASGATMTINTTPATAGSMNGITVTLSGTPANNDTFTIAANTGAQSDGRNATLMSNIVSAQTLNGGTTTLTTAYANYVNTVGNTTNSVNASNTTQTALVTQITSAQQSVSGVNVNEEAANLLQYQQLYQANSKVIQTADTLFQTILGIFS; this is encoded by the coding sequence ATGTCCAGCAACCTAATCAATATCGGTCTCAGTGGACTTAACGCAGCCCAGTGGGGGCTGAATACGACCAGTGAGAACATCAGCAATTCGGCGACGCCCGGCTATGACGTCGAGAGTCCCGTCTATGCGGAAGCCTCGGGTCAGTACACCGGCTCGGGCTATCTGCCGCAAGGCGTGAACACCACAACGGTTCAGCGCGCCTACAGCCAGTATCTGACGACCGAGCTGAACAACGCCCAGTCGCAAAGCGGCTCGCTTTCCACCAACTACACGATGCTCGCGCAGTTGAACAACCTGGTCGGCAGTCCGACCTCGGGGATTTCAACCGCGATCACCAGCTACTTCACCGGCCTGCAGACGGTGTCGAGCAACGCCTCGAATCTGGCGACGCGCCAGACCGCCGTGAGCGATGCGCAGACGCTGGCCACCGAGTTGAATACGGTGGGCTCGCAGTACGCGCAGCTCGGCCAGAGCGTGAATACGCAGCTGGCTTCCACGGTGGCCCAGATCAACACGTACACCACGCAGATCGCGTCGCTGAACCAGCAGATCAACGCCGCCAGTTCGCAGGGCCAGCCGCCTAACCAGTTGCTCGACCAGCGCGACCAGGCGATTTCCAGCCTGTCGTCGCTCGTCGGCGTGCAGGTGGTGTCGAACTCGACCGGGGACAGCGTGTTCCTGCCCAGCGGCCAGACGCTCGTGTCGGGCACGACCAGCTACAACCTCGGTACGGCGCCGTCGCCGGCGAACTCCGCGGAGATGTCGGTGACCTATCTGGGCGCAGCGGGCACCACGCCGACTGCCGCCACCACGCAATATCTGTCCGACAGCACCATGCAGAGCGTGGGCGGCTCGCTCGGCGGCCTGGTCACGTTCCGCTCGCAATCGCTCGATCCGGCAGAGGCCCAACTGGGCGCGATCGCGACCAGCTTTGCCGCGCAGGTCAACAACCAGAACGAACTGGGTCTCACGTTGTCCGGCAGCACCGGCGGCGCGCTCTTTTCGGTGGCGCCGCCGGCGGCCAACGCCAACGCGAATAACACGGGCACGGCCGCGCTGAGCGTGTCGTTCGTCAACGCCACGCAGCCCACCACCAGCAATTACACGCTGTCGTATAACGGCTCGACCTACACGCTGACGGACAACCAGAGCGGCGACGTGGTGGGATCGGCCAGCAACCTGTCGGCGCCGATCGACGGCCTGAATTTTTCGATGACCGGCACGATGAACGCGGGCGACTCGTTCAACGTATCGCCGACGAGCGGCGCCCTGACCAGCTTCGCGCTCACGACGACCCGCGGCTCGGCGATCGCCGCGGCCTCGCCGGTGCTGGCGACGGCCAGTTCGGCGAATAGCGGCACGGCGACGATTACGGAGGGCACGGTTTCGGCCGGTTATTCGCTGCCTGCGACGACGACCACGCTCACCTACAACTCCACCTCGGGTGGCCTGACCGGCTTCCCGGTCGGCTCGGTCGTGACGATCAACGGCACCAGCACGCCGATTACGACGGCCACGACGGTCGTGCCGTATTCGCCGGCCAGCGGCGCCACGATGACGATCAACACGACGCCGGCCACCGCCGGCTCGATGAACGGCATTACCGTGACGTTGAGCGGCACGCCGGCGAACAACGACACCTTCACGATTGCGGCGAATACCGGCGCGCAGAGCGACGGCCGCAATGCGACGCTGATGTCGAACATCGTCAGCGCCCAGACGTTGAACGGCGGCACCACGACGCTGACGACGGCGTACGCGAACTACGTGAACACGGTGGGTAACACCACCAATTCGGTCAATGCATCGAACACGACCCAGACCGCGCTTGTGACGCAGATCACGTCGGCGCAGCAGTCGGTCTCGGGCGTGAACGTCAACGAAGAAGCAGCGAACCTGTTGCAGTACCAGCAACTGTACCAGGCCAACAGCAAGGTCATTCAGACCGCTGACACGCTGTTCCAGACCATTCTCGGCATATTCTCTTGA